The Pagrus major chromosome 24, Pma_NU_1.0 region atGTTTAATGTATTCTTTTTGTCTCGCCGTCAGTGAAACAGGgagcaaatatttttttgattaagagggaaattaaaatataaatacatttgtataaAGTTATTTGTGTACATACTCTCATATTGCATGAAGATCAATAACACATATCGTCAGATTGCCAAGAAACAAATCCAAATGATCTCTTATGCAAGACATTTTTGCATTAGGGCGGCACAGTAGTGGTTAGCACTGTAGCCTCACAGTGAAAGGGTGCTCGGATTGATTCTGTGTGGAGTTGTCATGCTCTCCCCCATGTCTGTGTGGGGTCCCTCCGGGTAGTCCAGCATCCTCCAATAGTCCACAGACATGCAGGTTAGGTTAGTTGGTGACTCTAAATTGCCCATAGGTGTGAGTGATTACTTTTCCTCTGTCAGAACTGGCAACCTGTCCATGGTGTAAACCGCCTCTTGTCCAGTGTCAGCTGAGTTCAGCTCCGACCCCTGCGACCCTGTAAATGTGCCCGTGCAGACaatagatggatggattgatCTATGCAGTAAATTTAGTGACAGTCTTGAAAGATGGTCACTTATGAATTTTGTTTTCCCCGTTTAATTTATACAGCTGGCTTTAATTTCTTTGATTCATTCaaaaatatttagaaaattaTCCATGTATGTATCCGTATCCATGTTttctagagctgcaatgatatGAGATTTTAGTGGTACAATAACCATCTCAGATAATATCATGGTTCCACTGTATAAGGTTTTAGGcacttgttattattattattattattattattattattattaactgtcAATTTCCATACCACAGTATACCTTAAAACCAGTTTAccttattgtaaatatttatttctcttgGCCTTAAAATACTCAGTCAAGCCTAAAAATGTTGGTATTCTGAAATGTAAGCTTCACTTGTTTAACAGTCTTCACGTGTGTCACAGCTCAAGTTGAGGAAGACAGATTCCCAGAGTGACTACATGAACACCAAACCCAAACCAGCGAGGGACCGCAAGAAGAATCGAGGGATTCAAAATCCATTCCCACGACACTTCTGATTACCTGAGCATCATGGGATTACTTGCACACCTCTCATCATTACTTTATAGAAACATGGAGGGATCCCTGTCATATTTGCCCTAAATGGAACATTGTGCCTGAGGCTGTCTGCCAGTAATTTCAACAGAAGTAGCAAACCTTTTACAGTtgtatagaaaaaaacaataaaaaaaaaaaaaacatctcagcCAACAGTTTTGGTTtgctcatttcctgtttcacCTACTCACTGTCTCTGCCTGtcaaacacaataaactgtAGTTGGAACCCCTGCTTTTGTGGTCGAAACAGAAGGTGGTGTTGAAATGAGGGGATTCAACCACATGTAAAGAGTTCTCTCGCGCTGTAAACCTGTGTGATTGATTTGATCATGATAAAGAGAGACCACATTTTCAGAATGGAAAAAGAGCCGTTACAGGTTCAATCTCAAATGACCGATTAACATCACACTTCTCTCTTCAGTATGCACGCTCTTATTTCTAAGAAATCAGACTGTGTTCTCGGATAGTTACCATCACCGAGGATGATCAGAACCAGATATACAAGAGGGAGAGGCACGCTTCAAACAATAACAATCTGCACCGTTTCCTGTCTTCCTCCCTCTACTTCTTCTCCCTTCCTCATGCTTTCTGCAGATGTGGCTGGTTCAAAGGGTTTCTACGTTTACCTTGCTCACCTTGCAGTTTCTGTGCAGTTACTGCAAGTGCGCACACTGGTTTTATGAGTGTAATACAGCAGCCTGATCTTACTCATCAACTACCACAAGCATCAGCAAGATTAACATATTGTTTCTGTTAAGTTTTTCAAGCCGTTTTAGGGTCAGATGATTAAAAGCAAAAAGGCTCACGATAGCAGATTTTTCCCCTTTCTATAAAGTGACTCTTCCAGTGAAGAAAGACTCTTTCACAAACTTTACAAAACATACACATTCattcaaataattaaataaattcatCCCTTCAAAGCTTCAACATGCACAACAAGATCATGACATTTGCACAGGTTGAGAGTCTACTGAGCCTGGTTTGGCTCTTGGCATCCATTAAACACTGACATCTGTCCTCAAGATCCCAGTTGCTCCATTTCTGGTTGTGTGTCTGATCTATGGCGTTCTGGAAAAATCTGTCTACTGAGCAACTCCATCCTCTTTTCCTCAGACATGGCGTGCATCACATGCTCCACTACCTGGAGAACAGGAGTAGAAATGTCAGTGAGTTATTGTCATGGAAGaacaaaataatggaaaaataaatattaatattctgaaGAAATGAGTGCATTGTTCATTGCAGCGGTCATCAAACCTGAAAATAACATGTGGCTGTATTATAAAGTTATGGAAcgactttataataaccatcattaaatAACAGTACattaacagttaattaaactttagttgatAGTTATTTCACGgttaacaaataattaaatgctttataaaacatttattaagcaatagTTTATTGAGTTGCAACTGATGTATAATAATTTGTAAATTGTTCATAAATaatgtgtagttcatctataaacattattcaGATGGCCATTATATGGTTGTAACTGATGTCTATAAATCTTTATATTGTATAAGAAATGGTTTACAAAGCATTCactgtttgttaacagtcaaataaccaTGAACTAGTTTAACTATAATTTTACCATTTATTGATGATGGTCATTATAAAGAGTTACCAACAACATCAGCATAACAGATTttttaatgtagaaatattAAATTATGATCTCTGAGTCTCACCAATACATTGTCATATCCCAGGCTGTTCAGATGACGAGTCATAGCAGCCAGAGGACCACGAGGGTGAGACGTACCATGGCAAAAAGGGTGTGGCGTGCAAATAACTGCAATTCTAGGACACCGAGACAAGGGTTTCTCATCTTAAAAAGGTCAAGGTTTGAATTAAGGTGCAGGTATGACAGCATGAAAGTTGAGGTTTCGTTATAagaatgtcaaaaaatgtgaaaccTGAGCCGGAGACTCAGACTTGTGGCTTTCTTTTCACTGAGACAGTGCTGCGTTTGTAGTTTTGACTTCCTTTGACGCACACTTAGCGACAATCTGTACTCATAATTAAAATTTCAGTCACAGTTAAGAACACGCATTgtgcaacacaaacaacaaactattgaaatgtatttctactattttttttgttcGCCTCAGACTATCAGAACCATTTTGGTTGGAGTTGCACAGGCAAAATGCACCAGCAGACTGAATaactgatttaaaacagaatatttaaCTAAACCCAGACTAAAGATCTAAGTGCAGaaatgagaaagacagagaaagaaaggtgaGTATGTACATGCTTTCTGGTCTTTCTGAGAGCAAGACTGGTGACTAAGGACGATCCGGCTCGGGTCACGAAACTCTGCAACGACTTAAACGCTACATTTGCTGAATGTGTcacttcttttaaatctcttcctAAAACAatcttttgtaaaaaaaacacaaacttttatCTCTATTTAAATCTTATTCTATAACtatttatctatattttatttttactgtgttattgtaatttatgttttgtgaagcactttgtaaaatTGTCAAGGAAAGTGCTCTATGAATCAAGTGTattgctatttttatttttacatgaaatTAAATGGCTACTGAGGAGAATCTCTGTGAAGAGTTACACACCAATTAGCAAATTATCAACACATATtaattctgaatatttaaaacatatacATCGCTGTAGTGCCCACATAGGCACATCGCCTCATGAAGTAACTTAAAGTAGAGGCTTTTGTGCTtaacacagtacacaagccttgttttatctatcttttaataaaaatctaaaattttatGCCCTCaatgtcatgtcattttttcCTTCAGGTATCCAACATGATATGAAACAGATAGTTTCGATATTGAGGctagaaattccagtatcttaacgacacacacaaatacatacaaaagGACACCAAGAAGAAGACTTTTGTGCAATAAAGTACATATATTAACAAAAATCAAAATGGTAAAAACAGTAAATGCAAAGTTATATTCAAACTATTCCAAAGGTTGTTAATAAACTCAGttaatatttattacattttataacttaagtaaaagtggataaactttttatttttaattttttgcacaaaatttgaaaacagaaaacaaatttctgtttatgatttttttaacacCTATTTTTCAACCTTGCTGCTCAGTAAAAGCAAGTGACTGATTTCTCAGCTCATCATTTAAAATAGTTCAAAATGGTATTCAAACTCTGTAGTACCAGTTATCAGTGTGGTGATCAATATAAGTGACAAACAGCCCTGCTTCTGCAGCACTATTTTATTTCATCTATTTAATCTGATTATATTTGGACACTCTTTATCATAACCACAGTATGCTGCATGACGACGTATACGATCATGGTGTGCGTCAATGCCCGACACTGACAGCGCAGAATGCCCAAACATCCTCCCCACCTTCTCTTACCAAACATGACATAAGcacaataaatcagaaaaagaaCGTGCTAGTAACATACCACTGCTGAAGCCGCTGCTGATAACTTACCTTTGACTGCTCTCTGCTGGAGAGCAAGCTTCTCCTGCACTCGCTTCAGTCACAGAGGGTTGGTTTGTCAGAGGTTTGGTGATCACACCATCTAagagtcaacacacacaaagacggGGCTAGCATCACAGTTTCCAAGACAGCCATTTTCTTTAAGTGAAAGATATTAGGGTCATCATCACAATGGGAAGAAAATAATTAGCCGCCTGTCTTGGCTTTTTTAACGAAGACTCATAAACATGACTCCAACTAAATTTCTGTCTTCCAAGATTCTGTCTTTACCTATGAGGTAAGAgttctccaccaccaccatttCCTCAAGAACTGTGTCTGCCTGGTCCCGCAAGACACTCCGCAGGCTCTGCAAGAGCCACGGCTTGTCTGATGGACTGCTGGGGGTGGGGTCGCCCAGGACAAACGGGGGGACAGTCAGGTGCTGAGGGAGCTGAGGACGGTCGAGACGGAGGCATATGTCCACCGTTCGAAACATTCTCTCATGGTTACTGAGATACCTGGGCACTGTAGCGAAACAGAGAAAGTTCAGATAGATGAAATTTGAACAgaagatgaaacaaaaagacaaagacaaaaaggttTTGCCTATTTTTAACTCAGCTTCACTTCACATGAgcagtcaaaagaaaaaagatggagGATAATAAgtcacaaagaagaagaagaagacagaataGATTGGCAGGACCGTTCATGTGTGAGTGAGTCCACTATCTTGCCTGTAGTCTTAAAGTTCTCCAGTGTGCTGCTCTGCAGGAGTTGCTCCAGTGGTGCAGAGGGGAAGTGGCCCAGTAGACACAGGTGGTACACGGTCTTTAACAACTCAAACCCAGACATCCTGGGCAGATAGGAGACCAGAGCCCCAGTGAGACTATCCAGGAACCTGGAACAGCAACATGAGCGACAGACATGGAAATTATGCAACATCGactgtttgaagaaaaaaatgattacagAGAAAAATTAGAAAAACTTTCAGAAACCAACAACCTGACAGTTCTACCTGCTTTCTGCATTGATTGGCCTTGAAATTCTTTTCTACACATCCTACTGCCTGACAAACTGCACTGCCAGGCTCTGTTTTGAAAATATATGGGACAATTGTGCATGTTGTTGTTCTCCCTTTTATCTCGATCGCGTGTCTTTAAACCATAGTAGAAGCAGAGTAGGGGTTTCACCATCTTCCAGGGTGCACAGAGAAAGGATGAAAATTTAAAGTTGAAACTCCAGCATAAAGAACTACTGTTTTTTCAGACTAAGGGTTTCAGCTTTTGGCGCCCTCATAGTTATCATGAAACACCTTACCATCATGATGATACTGATAAAGATCACACGCCACAATGCCTTGATCTATTGTATATAAAAGTTGTTTTCTCTGGGTTTTCCCCTCTTTCAACTGAATTGTACCAAACACTGCCTTTGCTTTATAATCCCCCATCTAAGGCCTTGTTCAGACTGCCAACCCAAATCTATTTAATTTGGGGATATCCAGATTGTTTTTAGATAGCCTGGATGGCAAACACAACCACATGATATGCGATTTGTCCAAATCCAAGACACATTTTGAGGTGGTTAACAATAAAATCCAACTGGGATTCAGATAAGTCTCAGTTTGAAAGCTGTGGCCGCTCAAAtatatcacacaaacacatcgtCAAATCCAGAGTGACCGAAGTGCACCAGAGTGGCTGAGCTGCTACAACCAAAGTGGCATGCAAGGCTGGGAAAGCTGGTGATGATAGCTGGACACACAAATCTCATCTCCCAATCTGAACAAAGACGTAAGTAAGTTGAAAGACAGCAAATACagcagatttaaaaacagatgatggCTTTATTGAGTTAACTTTATGCAAACTTGTGCATTAAGGGCCTGTGTATGAGTAGGATTTTCAGATGGAGACATATGAGCAACCTACTGTTGTCTTTGGTGCCGCAGATCATAGTTAAGAGAGGCGTACGCCTTGAGAACAGAGAGGAGGTCTCTCAGTGTCAGGGAGTCTGGATTGGCGATCACCTTCTCAGCAAACGCCTCCATAAAGGCAGTGGGACAGAAGAAAAGGTTCTCGAACGCAGATAGAAGGATGAGCAACTGAacggagaggaggaaaagggcATTAGCTGTCCAGAAACGAAGGCAAATATGACCTATATTATTACATAGAACAAATGCTTGTATGATATGATTACAGGCATGAAagagcagtaaaatgtaaattatgacttcatatttaacatttcagaaaaaggGGTGAGAAAACAGTTGTCAGTTGCAGCACCTGTTTGTTGGACCATATGTCCATCATAGATGCGGCGTAGTCTGACATTTCAGTGAGCAGATCCATGTCTCTGTACAGCAGTTGCTTACAGGACAGCAGAAGTCTATATTGTCCGCCGAAGGGGATTACATTGAGGTTTTCTACCAGAGAGAACAGATGTGGAAGAGGAACAGAAGAGGGATAGCAGGTTGGTAGAGCTATAACACAAGACTATAacacaaaagtttaaaagttaaTCTAACTGGATAACCACACACTCCTGCAAGCTCTGCAAAATACGGCAAGATGTTTTCCAATTTCTTGACGTCATTATAATTCATACAATTTTTATCTTGTCAGAAAATATTTTACCTTTGATCGTCTTACTGCAGACATCCAGTAGGGGTCTGGAATAAAAACCAATTGTGGCCATGGTGGAGATCATGTACAGGGTGTTGGGGAGGGTGAACTGGTCTGTCATTGATAAAGCTTTTCCCTGGAGGAAGCAGAGTGTAGAATGAATGCCAATGTGGAAATACATACAGTCAGCGATTTGTTAACTTTTAACAGTCCCCTATTTCCTAAAACCTAAATCCCCAAAGTCAAAGGTCCAGAACAGCTTAATTTCTAACTTGCATTATGATTCAGTGCcacataaaatgttttatttcctgtgccTTCACTTTGGCGCTTCACATTGCCCCTTTTGATAATAACCATGGTTTCAGATATATGACATACTGTTTCTGAAGAGTCCATTCTTGATAAGCAGCTTGTTTTCGCTGTCTATTTTCTCCACTTGTTGTGTCTCATCTTGTCTGTCGTGTGACTCAAATCATAATGCTTAACAAAATACACAGATTTGACTGGCTGAGAAGCATCTTGTGAGATTATTTAGAATGCAAGCAATTGGTGTGAGAGTTTCCTAGGCCACTAGTCCTGTAAAGGCTAAAAATGCTGCGCCGGTTGAAATACAAATGCTCcctaaaaatgtaataatccTCAACAATCAATTAAAGGTCTGGTCTGGACAGGATGGTGTTTGGGTCTGGACCTGGACAGCAGTCCGCCTATAAGTGTTCTTCggggggatggagagggatAATCcaatattgttattgttatggTCATGACCCGAAGTTAAAAAGTACTGCAAAGTTATAATATAGCAAAATATAAATCACTGCTATGGGGTCACCACAGTGTTGAAGTGTTCTTATGCAAGATAATGAACCACAATTTGCTCCCAGTGGCTCCATTGGTGTGTGACTGCGCAAGAATAGTTATTGatggcaccttgcatggtagcctctgccaccagtgtatggatgtgtgtgaatCGGTGAATGCTGacatgtgttgtaaagcactttgagtggcTGCTAAgactagaaaagcactatataaatacacaagagTAAGCAATCATAATCCCGGATGATGTTAGAATCACATACACAGGGATTTGAACACCTAATATCGTCACAAACACGACTCATAAACCAACCTCTAGTTTGTGTTTGAGCTTCAGTGGGGCATCTTTCCCCATGACGCGCATCATGGTCTGGAGAAGCACAACATTCTTGATCCTGGGAAGACGGGCCTCGACTACCAGCCTGGGAAACAGCCACAACAAACAGCAATGCAAATCAGTCTGAAGAAGTGGTGATAAAAATTTAGTGattcacaacaaaaaaaggccTCAAGTGTGTCAGATGATGCATTGCTTGCTTATTTTTGGCTAACGATCATTTAATCATCCTGACCTCATGCCTTTCTTGAGTGCAGCAACATTGGGGGTGCTCTCCTCTATATGATCCAGACAGGTGGCTAAGATGGAAAGGCCCTTCTCATCAAAGTCATTCAGTTTCTCCTGATAGaggacaataaaaacaacacaaaacgTTAAAAGATAATGCcgattttaaaacatgtttgcttGCTGTTAGACAATCTTTTACTGCCTACCTGGCTGGCTCGGAGGAAAGTATGGACCACACGGCTACGTTGGGGAACACCCAGTTTGACCATACATAGGAGAGAATGAGCAATGTCCTCGCTGCTCATGTAGCGCACACTCTTCATGGCCAGTTGCAGCAGCTTCTCAAATGCAGGATGTTcaaacatcagctgcagctcaaGGCGAGCCTGCTCGTTGGAGATCTTCTTGGTGGTGGACCGCATGTGGGTGAGGCAGTTGCTGACCTGTCTAAATGTGGGTGCGTACTGACAGGTGAGGTCTAACACCTCCGATGGGGAGCCACAGCGCATCAAGCGGTCATTGAAAGCGGACGACCACTGTCCTTGCCTTGTGGCATCAATTTGGCTCTCAGCGGGCTCCCTCTCTTCGAAGACCTCACTGTGATGACTATCGTGGGAGTAAAACCTCGCTGAACTGATAAGACTCCTAGCCAGGCATGTCTGACTTTGCCCTGTGCGCCAAATGTGTGCCAGCTGTTGACTGGAGGCAGACGCATCTGTGATTGACGGTGTCAACGGGAATCTGCCAAGATGCCAAAGAAACCTGCGGCTGCAAAAGTGCAGGCTCCGTCTCATGACCTCTTCTGTCACCCTGAGAGACATTGTTCTGTAATAAAAGGGTGAACATAACACGC contains the following coding sequences:
- the fastkd2 gene encoding FAST kinase domain-containing protein 2, mitochondrial — encoded protein: MSLRVTEEVMRRSLHFCSRRFLWHLGRFPLTPSITDASASSQQLAHIWRTGQSQTCLARSLISSARFYSHDSHHSEVFEEREPAESQIDATRQGQWSSAFNDRLMRCGSPSEVLDLTCQYAPTFRQVSNCLTHMRSTTKKISNEQARLELQLMFEHPAFEKLLQLAMKSVRYMSSEDIAHSLLCMVKLGVPQRSRVVHTFLRASQEKLNDFDEKGLSILATCLDHIEESTPNVAALKKGMRLVVEARLPRIKNVVLLQTMMRVMGKDAPLKLKHKLEGKALSMTDQFTLPNTLYMISTMATIGFYSRPLLDVCSKTIKENLNVIPFGGQYRLLLSCKQLLYRDMDLLTEMSDYAASMMDIWSNKQLLILLSAFENLFFCPTAFMEAFAEKVIANPDSLTLRDLLSVLKAYASLNYDLRHQRQQFLDSLTGALVSYLPRMSGFELLKTVYHLCLLGHFPSAPLEQLLQSSTLENFKTTVPRYLSNHERMFRTVDICLRLDRPQLPQHLTVPPFVLGDPTPSSPSDKPWLLQSLRSVLRDQADTVLEEMVVVENSYLIDGVITKPLTNQPSVTEASAGEACSPAESSQRIAVICTPHPFCHGTSHPRGPLAAMTRHLNSLGYDNVLVVEHVMHAMSEEKRMELLSRQIFPERHRSDTQPEMEQLGS